A stretch of Gorilla gorilla gorilla isolate KB3781 chromosome 9, NHGRI_mGorGor1-v2.1_pri, whole genome shotgun sequence DNA encodes these proteins:
- the MARK2 gene encoding serine/threonine-protein kinase MARK2 isoform X3 — MSSARTHLPTLNERDTEQPTLGHLDSKPSSKSNMIRGRNSATSADEQPHIGNYRLLKTIGKGNFAKVKLARHILTGKEVAVKIIDKTQLNSSSLQKLFREVRIMKVLNHPNIVKLFEVIETEKTLYLVMEYASGGEVFDYLVAHGRMKEKEARAKFRQIVSAVQYCHQKFIVHRDLKAENLLLDADMNIKIADFGFSNEFTFGNKLDTFCGSPPYAAPELFQGKKYDGPEVDVWSLGVILYTLVSGSLPFDGQNLKELRERVLRGKYRIPFYMSTDCENLLKKFLILNPSKRGTLEQIMKDRWMNVGHEDDELKPYVEPLPDYKDPRRTELMVSMGYTREEIQDSLVGQRYNEVMATYLLLGYKSSELEGDTITLKPRPSADLTNSSAPSPSHKVQRSVSANPKQRRFSDQAAGPAIPTSNSYSKKTQSNNAENKRPEEDRESGRKASSTAKVPASPLPGLERKKTTPTPSTNSVLSTSTNRSRNSPLLERASLGQASIQNGKDSLTMPGSRASTASASAAVSAARPRQHQKSMSASVHPNKASGLPPTESNCEVPRPSTAPQRVPVASPSAHNISSSGGAPDRTNFPRGVSSRSTFHAGQLRQVRDQQNLPYGVTPASPSGHSQGRRGASGSIFSKFTSKFVRRNLNEPESKDRVETLRPHVVGSGGNDKEKEEFREAKPRSLRFTWSMKTTSSMEPNEMMREIRKVLDANSCQSELHEKYMLLCMHGTPGHEDFVQWEMEVCKLPRLSLNGVRFKRISGTSMAFKNIASKIANELKL; from the exons CCCACCTTGGGACACCTTGACTCCAAGCCCAGCAGTAAGTCCAACATGATTCGGGGCCGCAACTCAGCCACCTCTGCTGATGAGCAGCCCCACATTGGAAACTACCGGCTCCTCAAGACCATTGGCAAGGGTAATTTTGCCAAGGTGAAGTTGGCCCGACACATCCTGACTGGGAAAGAG GTAGCTGTGAAGATCATTGACAAGACTCAACTGAactcctccagcctccagaaa CTATTCCGCGAAGTAAGAATAATGAAGGTTTTGAATCATCCCAACATAG TTAAATTATTTGAAGTGATTGAGACTGAGAAAACGCTCTACCTTGTCATGGAGTACGCTAGTGGCG GAGAGGTATTTGATTACCTAGTGGCTCATGGcaggatgaaagaaaaagaggctcGAGCCAAATTCCGCCAG atAGTGTCTGCTGTGCAGTACTGTCACCAGAAGTTTATTGTTCATAGAGACTTAAAG GCAGAAAACCTGCTCTTGGATGCTGATATGAACATCAAGATTGCAGACTTTGGCTTCAGCAATGAATTCACCTTTGGGAACAAGCTGGACACCTTCTGTGGCAGTCCCCCTTATGCTGCTCCAGAACTCTTCCAGGGCAAAAAATATGATGGACCCGAGGTGGATGTGTGGAGCCTAGGAGTTATCCTCTATACACTGGTCAGCGGATCCCTGCCTTTTGATGGACAGAACCTCAAG GAGCTGCGGGAACGGGTACTGAGGGGAAAATACCGTATTCCATTCTACATGTCCACGGACTGTGAAAACCTGCTTAAGAAATTTCTCATTCTTAATCCCAGCAAGAGAGGCACTTTAGAG CAAATCATGAAAGATCGATGGATGAATGTGGGTCACGAAGATGATGAACTAAAGCCTTATGTGGAGCCACTCCCTGACTACAAGGACCCCCGGCGGACAG AGCTGATGGTGTCCATGGGTTATACACGGGAAGAGATCCAGGACTCGCTGGTGGGCCAGAGATACAACGAGGTGATGGCCACCTATCtgctcctgggctacaagagcTCCGAG ctGGAAGGCGACACCATCACCCTGAAACCCCGGCCTTCAGCTGATCTGACCAATAGCAGCGCCCCATCCCCATCCCACAAGGTACAGCGCAGCGTGTCGGCCAATCCCAAGCAGCGGCGCTTCAGCGACCAGG CAGCTGGTCCTGCCATTCCCACCTCTAATTCTTACTCTAAGAAGACTCAGAGTAACAACGCAGAAAATAAGCGGCCTGAGGAGGACCGGGAGTCAGGGCGGAAAGCCAGCAGCACAGCCAAGGTGCCTGCCAGCCCCCTGCCCGGTCTGGAGAGGAAGAAGACCACCCCAACCCCCTCCACG AACAGCGTCCTCTCCACCAGCACAAATCGAAGCAGGAATTCCCCACTTTTGGAGCGGGCCAGCCTCGGCCAGGCCTCCATCCAGAATGGTAAAGACAG CCTAACCATGCCAGGGTCCCGGGCCTCCACGGCTTCTGCTTCTGCCGCAGTCTCTGCGGCCCGGCCCCGCCAGCACCAGAAATCCATGTCGGCCTCCGTGCACCCCAACAAGGCCTCTGGGCTGCCCCCCACGGAGAGTAACTGTGAGGTGCCGCGGCCCAG CACAGCCCCCCAGCGTGTCCCTGTTGCCTCCCCATCCGCCCACAACATCAGCAGCAGTGGTGGAGCCCCAGACCGAACTAATTTCCCCCGGGGTGTGTCCAGCCGAAGCACCTTCCATGCTGGGCAGCTCCGACAGGTGCGGGACCAGCAGAATTTGCCCTACGGTGTGACCCCAGCCTCTCCCTCTGGCCACAGCCAGGGCCGGCGGGGGGCCTCTGGGAGCATCTTCAGCAAGTTCACCTCCAAGTTTGTACGCAG gaacctgaaTGAACCTGAAAGCAAAGACCGAGTGGAGACGCTCAG ACCTCACGTGGTGGGCAGTGGCGGCAAcgacaaagaaaaggaagaatttcGGGAGGCCAAGCCTCGCTCCCTCCGCTTCACGTGGAGTATGAAGACCACGAGCTCCATGGAGCCCAACGAGATGATGCGGGAGATCCGCAAGGTGCTGGACGCGAACAGCTGCCAGAGCGAGCTGCATGAGAAGTACATGCTGCTGTGCATGCACGGCACGCCGGGCCACGAGGACTTCGTGCAGTGGGAGATGGAGGTGTGCAAACTGCCGCGGCTCTCTCTCAACGGGGTTCGATTTAAGCGGATATCGGGCACCTCCATGGCCTTCAAAAACATTGCCTCCAAAATAGCCAACGAGCTGAAGCTTTAA
- the MARK2 gene encoding serine/threonine-protein kinase MARK2 isoform X2, which yields MSSARTHLPTLNERDTEQPTLGHLDSKPSSKSNMIRGRNSATSADEQPHIGNYRLLKTIGKGNFAKVKLARHILTGKEVAVKIIDKTQLNSSSLQKLFREVRIMKVLNHPNIVKLFEVIETEKTLYLVMEYASGGEVFDYLVAHGRMKEKEARAKFRQIVSAVQYCHQKFIVHRDLKAENLLLDADMNIKIADFGFSNEFTFGNKLDTFCGSPPYAAPELFQGKKYDGPEVDVWSLGVILYTLVSGSLPFDGQNLKELRERVLRGKYRIPFYMSTDCENLLKKFLILNPSKRGTLEQIMKDRWMNVGHEDDELKPYVEPLPDYKDPRRTELMVSMGYTREEIQDSLVGQRYNEVMATYLLLGYKSSELEGDTITLKPRPSADLTNSSAPSPSHKVQRSVSANPKQRRFSDQAGPAIPTSNSYSKKTQSNNAENKRPEEDRESGRKASSTAKVPASPLPGLERKKTTPTPSTNSVLSTSTNRSRNSPLLERASLGQASIQNGKDSLTMPGSRASTASASAAVSAARPRQHQKSMSASVHPNKASGLPPTESNCEVPRPSTAPQRVPVASPSAHNISSSGGAPDRTNFPRGVSSRSTFHAGQLRQVRDQQNLPYGVTPASPSGHSQGRRGASGSIFSKFTSKFVRRNLSFRFARRNLNEPESKDRVETLRPHVVGSGGNDKEKEEFREAKPRSLRFTWSMKTTSSMEPNEMMREIRKVLDANSCQSELHEKYMLLCMHGTPGHEDFVQWEMEVCKLPRLSLNGVRFKRISGTSMAFKNIASKIANELKL from the exons CCCACCTTGGGACACCTTGACTCCAAGCCCAGCAGTAAGTCCAACATGATTCGGGGCCGCAACTCAGCCACCTCTGCTGATGAGCAGCCCCACATTGGAAACTACCGGCTCCTCAAGACCATTGGCAAGGGTAATTTTGCCAAGGTGAAGTTGGCCCGACACATCCTGACTGGGAAAGAG GTAGCTGTGAAGATCATTGACAAGACTCAACTGAactcctccagcctccagaaa CTATTCCGCGAAGTAAGAATAATGAAGGTTTTGAATCATCCCAACATAG TTAAATTATTTGAAGTGATTGAGACTGAGAAAACGCTCTACCTTGTCATGGAGTACGCTAGTGGCG GAGAGGTATTTGATTACCTAGTGGCTCATGGcaggatgaaagaaaaagaggctcGAGCCAAATTCCGCCAG atAGTGTCTGCTGTGCAGTACTGTCACCAGAAGTTTATTGTTCATAGAGACTTAAAG GCAGAAAACCTGCTCTTGGATGCTGATATGAACATCAAGATTGCAGACTTTGGCTTCAGCAATGAATTCACCTTTGGGAACAAGCTGGACACCTTCTGTGGCAGTCCCCCTTATGCTGCTCCAGAACTCTTCCAGGGCAAAAAATATGATGGACCCGAGGTGGATGTGTGGAGCCTAGGAGTTATCCTCTATACACTGGTCAGCGGATCCCTGCCTTTTGATGGACAGAACCTCAAG GAGCTGCGGGAACGGGTACTGAGGGGAAAATACCGTATTCCATTCTACATGTCCACGGACTGTGAAAACCTGCTTAAGAAATTTCTCATTCTTAATCCCAGCAAGAGAGGCACTTTAGAG CAAATCATGAAAGATCGATGGATGAATGTGGGTCACGAAGATGATGAACTAAAGCCTTATGTGGAGCCACTCCCTGACTACAAGGACCCCCGGCGGACAG AGCTGATGGTGTCCATGGGTTATACACGGGAAGAGATCCAGGACTCGCTGGTGGGCCAGAGATACAACGAGGTGATGGCCACCTATCtgctcctgggctacaagagcTCCGAG ctGGAAGGCGACACCATCACCCTGAAACCCCGGCCTTCAGCTGATCTGACCAATAGCAGCGCCCCATCCCCATCCCACAAGGTACAGCGCAGCGTGTCGGCCAATCCCAAGCAGCGGCGCTTCAGCGACCAGG CTGGTCCTGCCATTCCCACCTCTAATTCTTACTCTAAGAAGACTCAGAGTAACAACGCAGAAAATAAGCGGCCTGAGGAGGACCGGGAGTCAGGGCGGAAAGCCAGCAGCACAGCCAAGGTGCCTGCCAGCCCCCTGCCCGGTCTGGAGAGGAAGAAGACCACCCCAACCCCCTCCACG AACAGCGTCCTCTCCACCAGCACAAATCGAAGCAGGAATTCCCCACTTTTGGAGCGGGCCAGCCTCGGCCAGGCCTCCATCCAGAATGGTAAAGACAG CCTAACCATGCCAGGGTCCCGGGCCTCCACGGCTTCTGCTTCTGCCGCAGTCTCTGCGGCCCGGCCCCGCCAGCACCAGAAATCCATGTCGGCCTCCGTGCACCCCAACAAGGCCTCTGGGCTGCCCCCCACGGAGAGTAACTGTGAGGTGCCGCGGCCCAG CACAGCCCCCCAGCGTGTCCCTGTTGCCTCCCCATCCGCCCACAACATCAGCAGCAGTGGTGGAGCCCCAGACCGAACTAATTTCCCCCGGGGTGTGTCCAGCCGAAGCACCTTCCATGCTGGGCAGCTCCGACAGGTGCGGGACCAGCAGAATTTGCCCTACGGTGTGACCCCAGCCTCTCCCTCTGGCCACAGCCAGGGCCGGCGGGGGGCCTCTGGGAGCATCTTCAGCAAGTTCACCTCCAAGTTTGTACGCAG aaatctgtCTTTCAGGTTTGCCAGAAG gaacctgaaTGAACCTGAAAGCAAAGACCGAGTGGAGACGCTCAG ACCTCACGTGGTGGGCAGTGGCGGCAAcgacaaagaaaaggaagaatttcGGGAGGCCAAGCCTCGCTCCCTCCGCTTCACGTGGAGTATGAAGACCACGAGCTCCATGGAGCCCAACGAGATGATGCGGGAGATCCGCAAGGTGCTGGACGCGAACAGCTGCCAGAGCGAGCTGCATGAGAAGTACATGCTGCTGTGCATGCACGGCACGCCGGGCCACGAGGACTTCGTGCAGTGGGAGATGGAGGTGTGCAAACTGCCGCGGCTCTCTCTCAACGGGGTTCGATTTAAGCGGATATCGGGCACCTCCATGGCCTTCAAAAACATTGCCTCCAAAATAGCCAACGAGCTGAAGCTTTAA
- the MARK2 gene encoding serine/threonine-protein kinase MARK2 isoform X12 — translation MSSARTHLPTLNERDTEQPTLGHLDSKPSSKSNMIRGRNSATSADEQPHIGNYRLLKTIGKGNFAKVKLARHILTGKEVAVKIIDKTQLNSSSLQKLFREVRIMKVLNHPNIVKLFEVIETEKTLYLVMEYASGGEVFDYLVAHGRMKEKEARAKFRQIVSAVQYCHQKFIVHRDLKAENLLLDADMNIKIADFGFSNEFTFGNKLDTFCGSPPYAAPELFQGKKYDGPEVDVWSLGVILYTLVSGSLPFDGQNLKELRERVLRGKYRIPFYMSTDCENLLKKFLILNPSKRGTLEQIMKDRWMNVGHEDDELKPYVEPLPDYKDPRRTELMVSMGYTREEIQDSLVGQRYNEVMATYLLLGYKSSELEGDTITLKPRPSADLTNSSAPSPSHKVQRSVSANPKQRRFSDQAGPAIPTSNSYSKKTQSNNAENKRPEEDRESGRKASSTAKVPASPLPGLERKKTTPTPSTNSVLSTSTNRSRNSPLLERASLGQASIQNGKDSTAPQRVPVASPSAHNISSSGGAPDRTNFPRGVSSRSTFHAGQLRQVRDQQNLPYGVTPASPSGHSQGRRGASGSIFSKFTSKFVRRPHVVGSGGNDKEKEEFREAKPRSLRFTWSMKTTSSMEPNEMMREIRKVLDANSCQSELHEKYMLLCMHGTPGHEDFVQWEMEVCKLPRLSLNGVRFKRISGTSMAFKNIASKIANELKL, via the exons CCCACCTTGGGACACCTTGACTCCAAGCCCAGCAGTAAGTCCAACATGATTCGGGGCCGCAACTCAGCCACCTCTGCTGATGAGCAGCCCCACATTGGAAACTACCGGCTCCTCAAGACCATTGGCAAGGGTAATTTTGCCAAGGTGAAGTTGGCCCGACACATCCTGACTGGGAAAGAG GTAGCTGTGAAGATCATTGACAAGACTCAACTGAactcctccagcctccagaaa CTATTCCGCGAAGTAAGAATAATGAAGGTTTTGAATCATCCCAACATAG TTAAATTATTTGAAGTGATTGAGACTGAGAAAACGCTCTACCTTGTCATGGAGTACGCTAGTGGCG GAGAGGTATTTGATTACCTAGTGGCTCATGGcaggatgaaagaaaaagaggctcGAGCCAAATTCCGCCAG atAGTGTCTGCTGTGCAGTACTGTCACCAGAAGTTTATTGTTCATAGAGACTTAAAG GCAGAAAACCTGCTCTTGGATGCTGATATGAACATCAAGATTGCAGACTTTGGCTTCAGCAATGAATTCACCTTTGGGAACAAGCTGGACACCTTCTGTGGCAGTCCCCCTTATGCTGCTCCAGAACTCTTCCAGGGCAAAAAATATGATGGACCCGAGGTGGATGTGTGGAGCCTAGGAGTTATCCTCTATACACTGGTCAGCGGATCCCTGCCTTTTGATGGACAGAACCTCAAG GAGCTGCGGGAACGGGTACTGAGGGGAAAATACCGTATTCCATTCTACATGTCCACGGACTGTGAAAACCTGCTTAAGAAATTTCTCATTCTTAATCCCAGCAAGAGAGGCACTTTAGAG CAAATCATGAAAGATCGATGGATGAATGTGGGTCACGAAGATGATGAACTAAAGCCTTATGTGGAGCCACTCCCTGACTACAAGGACCCCCGGCGGACAG AGCTGATGGTGTCCATGGGTTATACACGGGAAGAGATCCAGGACTCGCTGGTGGGCCAGAGATACAACGAGGTGATGGCCACCTATCtgctcctgggctacaagagcTCCGAG ctGGAAGGCGACACCATCACCCTGAAACCCCGGCCTTCAGCTGATCTGACCAATAGCAGCGCCCCATCCCCATCCCACAAGGTACAGCGCAGCGTGTCGGCCAATCCCAAGCAGCGGCGCTTCAGCGACCAGG CTGGTCCTGCCATTCCCACCTCTAATTCTTACTCTAAGAAGACTCAGAGTAACAACGCAGAAAATAAGCGGCCTGAGGAGGACCGGGAGTCAGGGCGGAAAGCCAGCAGCACAGCCAAGGTGCCTGCCAGCCCCCTGCCCGGTCTGGAGAGGAAGAAGACCACCCCAACCCCCTCCACG AACAGCGTCCTCTCCACCAGCACAAATCGAAGCAGGAATTCCCCACTTTTGGAGCGGGCCAGCCTCGGCCAGGCCTCCATCCAGAATGGTAAAGACAG CACAGCCCCCCAGCGTGTCCCTGTTGCCTCCCCATCCGCCCACAACATCAGCAGCAGTGGTGGAGCCCCAGACCGAACTAATTTCCCCCGGGGTGTGTCCAGCCGAAGCACCTTCCATGCTGGGCAGCTCCGACAGGTGCGGGACCAGCAGAATTTGCCCTACGGTGTGACCCCAGCCTCTCCCTCTGGCCACAGCCAGGGCCGGCGGGGGGCCTCTGGGAGCATCTTCAGCAAGTTCACCTCCAAGTTTGTACGCAG ACCTCACGTGGTGGGCAGTGGCGGCAAcgacaaagaaaaggaagaatttcGGGAGGCCAAGCCTCGCTCCCTCCGCTTCACGTGGAGTATGAAGACCACGAGCTCCATGGAGCCCAACGAGATGATGCGGGAGATCCGCAAGGTGCTGGACGCGAACAGCTGCCAGAGCGAGCTGCATGAGAAGTACATGCTGCTGTGCATGCACGGCACGCCGGGCCACGAGGACTTCGTGCAGTGGGAGATGGAGGTGTGCAAACTGCCGCGGCTCTCTCTCAACGGGGTTCGATTTAAGCGGATATCGGGCACCTCCATGGCCTTCAAAAACATTGCCTCCAAAATAGCCAACGAGCTGAAGCTTTAA
- the MARK2 gene encoding serine/threonine-protein kinase MARK2 isoform X9, translating into MSSARTHLPTLNERDTEQPTLGHLDSKPSSKSNMIRGRNSATSADEQPHIGNYRLLKTIGKGNFAKVKLARHILTGKEVAVKIIDKTQLNSSSLQKLFREVRIMKVLNHPNIVKLFEVIETEKTLYLVMEYASGGEVFDYLVAHGRMKEKEARAKFRQIVSAVQYCHQKFIVHRDLKAENLLLDADMNIKIADFGFSNEFTFGNKLDTFCGSPPYAAPELFQGKKYDGPEVDVWSLGVILYTLVSGSLPFDGQNLKELRERVLRGKYRIPFYMSTDCENLLKKFLILNPSKRGTLEQIMKDRWMNVGHEDDELKPYVEPLPDYKDPRRTELMVSMGYTREEIQDSLVGQRYNEVMATYLLLGYKSSELEGDTITLKPRPSADLTNSSAPSPSHKVQRSVSANPKQRRFSDQAGPAIPTSNSYSKKTQSNNAENKRPEEDRESGRKASSTAKVPASPLPGLERKKTTPTPSTNSVLSTSTNRSRNSPLLERASLGQASIQNGKDSTAPQRVPVASPSAHNISSSGGAPDRTNFPRGVSSRSTFHAGQLRQVRDQQNLPYGVTPASPSGHSQGRRGASGSIFSKFTSKFVRRNLSFRFARRNLNEPESKDRVETLRPHVVGSGGNDKEKEEFREAKPRSLRFTWSMKTTSSMEPNEMMREIRKVLDANSCQSELHEKYMLLCMHGTPGHEDFVQWEMEVCKLPRLSLNGVRFKRISGTSMAFKNIASKIANELKL; encoded by the exons CCCACCTTGGGACACCTTGACTCCAAGCCCAGCAGTAAGTCCAACATGATTCGGGGCCGCAACTCAGCCACCTCTGCTGATGAGCAGCCCCACATTGGAAACTACCGGCTCCTCAAGACCATTGGCAAGGGTAATTTTGCCAAGGTGAAGTTGGCCCGACACATCCTGACTGGGAAAGAG GTAGCTGTGAAGATCATTGACAAGACTCAACTGAactcctccagcctccagaaa CTATTCCGCGAAGTAAGAATAATGAAGGTTTTGAATCATCCCAACATAG TTAAATTATTTGAAGTGATTGAGACTGAGAAAACGCTCTACCTTGTCATGGAGTACGCTAGTGGCG GAGAGGTATTTGATTACCTAGTGGCTCATGGcaggatgaaagaaaaagaggctcGAGCCAAATTCCGCCAG atAGTGTCTGCTGTGCAGTACTGTCACCAGAAGTTTATTGTTCATAGAGACTTAAAG GCAGAAAACCTGCTCTTGGATGCTGATATGAACATCAAGATTGCAGACTTTGGCTTCAGCAATGAATTCACCTTTGGGAACAAGCTGGACACCTTCTGTGGCAGTCCCCCTTATGCTGCTCCAGAACTCTTCCAGGGCAAAAAATATGATGGACCCGAGGTGGATGTGTGGAGCCTAGGAGTTATCCTCTATACACTGGTCAGCGGATCCCTGCCTTTTGATGGACAGAACCTCAAG GAGCTGCGGGAACGGGTACTGAGGGGAAAATACCGTATTCCATTCTACATGTCCACGGACTGTGAAAACCTGCTTAAGAAATTTCTCATTCTTAATCCCAGCAAGAGAGGCACTTTAGAG CAAATCATGAAAGATCGATGGATGAATGTGGGTCACGAAGATGATGAACTAAAGCCTTATGTGGAGCCACTCCCTGACTACAAGGACCCCCGGCGGACAG AGCTGATGGTGTCCATGGGTTATACACGGGAAGAGATCCAGGACTCGCTGGTGGGCCAGAGATACAACGAGGTGATGGCCACCTATCtgctcctgggctacaagagcTCCGAG ctGGAAGGCGACACCATCACCCTGAAACCCCGGCCTTCAGCTGATCTGACCAATAGCAGCGCCCCATCCCCATCCCACAAGGTACAGCGCAGCGTGTCGGCCAATCCCAAGCAGCGGCGCTTCAGCGACCAGG CTGGTCCTGCCATTCCCACCTCTAATTCTTACTCTAAGAAGACTCAGAGTAACAACGCAGAAAATAAGCGGCCTGAGGAGGACCGGGAGTCAGGGCGGAAAGCCAGCAGCACAGCCAAGGTGCCTGCCAGCCCCCTGCCCGGTCTGGAGAGGAAGAAGACCACCCCAACCCCCTCCACG AACAGCGTCCTCTCCACCAGCACAAATCGAAGCAGGAATTCCCCACTTTTGGAGCGGGCCAGCCTCGGCCAGGCCTCCATCCAGAATGGTAAAGACAG CACAGCCCCCCAGCGTGTCCCTGTTGCCTCCCCATCCGCCCACAACATCAGCAGCAGTGGTGGAGCCCCAGACCGAACTAATTTCCCCCGGGGTGTGTCCAGCCGAAGCACCTTCCATGCTGGGCAGCTCCGACAGGTGCGGGACCAGCAGAATTTGCCCTACGGTGTGACCCCAGCCTCTCCCTCTGGCCACAGCCAGGGCCGGCGGGGGGCCTCTGGGAGCATCTTCAGCAAGTTCACCTCCAAGTTTGTACGCAG aaatctgtCTTTCAGGTTTGCCAGAAG gaacctgaaTGAACCTGAAAGCAAAGACCGAGTGGAGACGCTCAG ACCTCACGTGGTGGGCAGTGGCGGCAAcgacaaagaaaaggaagaatttcGGGAGGCCAAGCCTCGCTCCCTCCGCTTCACGTGGAGTATGAAGACCACGAGCTCCATGGAGCCCAACGAGATGATGCGGGAGATCCGCAAGGTGCTGGACGCGAACAGCTGCCAGAGCGAGCTGCATGAGAAGTACATGCTGCTGTGCATGCACGGCACGCCGGGCCACGAGGACTTCGTGCAGTGGGAGATGGAGGTGTGCAAACTGCCGCGGCTCTCTCTCAACGGGGTTCGATTTAAGCGGATATCGGGCACCTCCATGGCCTTCAAAAACATTGCCTCCAAAATAGCCAACGAGCTGAAGCTTTAA